From one Vicia villosa cultivar HV-30 ecotype Madison, WI unplaced genomic scaffold, Vvil1.0 ctg.001147F_1_1_1, whole genome shotgun sequence genomic stretch:
- the LOC131633604 gene encoding purple acid phosphatase 18-like, with translation MKLNFILTIIIPILLSATITAEYVRPLPRNTLNIPWPWDSKSNPYSYPQQVHISLAGDKYMRITWITDDKHSPSFVEYGTLPGRYDSIAEGEFTSYNYLLYSSGKIHHTVIGPLEYGTMYFYRCGGQGPEFELKTPPAVFPITFAVAGDLGQTGWTKSTLDHIDRCKYDVYLLPGDLSYADCMQHLWDSFGRLVEPLASARPWMVTQGNHEQENILLLTDEFVSYNSRWKMPFEESGSTSNLYYSFEVTGVHVIMLGSYADYDKYSEQYRWLKEDLSKVDRKRTPWLLVSFHVPWYNSNKAHQGAGDDMMASIEPLLYAASVDLVLAGHVHAYERSKRVYNGRLDPCGAVHITIGDGGNREGLAHRYINPQPNWSEFREASFGHGELKIVNSTHAFWSWHRNDNDESVKADDIWITSLISSGCVDQNRNELELRSMLETP, from the exons atgaAACTCAATTTCATTCTTACTATTATCATTCCAATTCTTCTTTCTGCAACCATAACTGCTGAATACGTCCGCCCTTTGCCTCGAAATACCTTAAACATCCCATGGCCATGGGATTCCAAATCCAACCCTTACTCTTACCCTCAACAG GTACACATTTCTTTGGCAGGAGACAAGTACATGAGAATAACATGGATAACTGATGACAAACATTCACCTTCATTTGTAGAATATGGAACATTACCTGGTAGATATGATTCAATAGCTGAAGGAGAGTTCACTTCTTATAATTATCTGTTATATAGCTCAGGAAAGATACACCATACTGTAATTGGACCTTTGGAATACGGTACTATGTATTTCTACCGATGCGGTGGACAAGGTCCTGAGTTCGAACTCAAAACTCCTCCGGCGGTATTTCCGATTACTTTTGCTGTGGCCGGCGATTTGGGACAAACCGGTTGGACTAAATCAACATTAGATCATATTGATCGTTGTAAATATGATGTTTATCTTCTTCCGGGTGATCTTTCGTATGCTGATTGTATGCAACATCTTTGGGACTCGTTTGGTAGGCTAGTGGAGCCGCTTGCGAGTGCGAGGCCGTGGATGGTAACGCAAGGAAATCATGAACAGGAGAATATATTATTGTTAACAGATGAATTTGTATCGTATAATTCCAGATGGAAGATGCCATTTGAGGAAAGTGGATCAACTTCAAATCTTTATTATTCTTTTGAGGTTACAGGTGTTCATGTTATCATGCTAGGGTCATATGCAGATTATGATAAGTACTCAGAACAATACCGATGGCTAAAG GAAGATCTGTCAAAGGTGGACCGGAAAAGGACACCTTGGCTGCTTGTGTCATTTCATGTGCCGTGGTATAATAGCAACAAGGCTCATCAAGGTGCTGGGGATGATATGATGGCATCCATAGAGCCATTACTTTATGCTGCTAGTGTTGATCTAGTTCTCGCTGGTCACGTTCATGCTTACGAACGTTCG AAACGTGTGTATAATGGAAGATTGGATCCTTGTGGTGCTGTTCATATAACTATCGGTGATGGCGGAAACAGAGAAGGATTAGCTCATAG ATACATAAATCCACAGCCAAACTGGTCGGAATTTCGCGAAGCCAGTTTCGGTCATGGTGAGCTGAAGATTGTAAACTCAACTCATGCATTCTGGAGTTGGCATAGGAACGATAATGATGAGTCAGTTAAGGCCGATGATATCTGGATAACCTCTTTGATAAGCTCAGGATGTGTTGATCAGAACAGAAACGAGCTCGAGCTCAGGAGCATGCTTGAAACACCCTAA